The stretch of DNA CGGATGTtcgctttccaatgcaactgaaaCCGCCTCATTCGGACCTCTGTAGCTCTAGTTATGAttgattaagtgcgaagaggtcaagGTTGACAGGcttgcagttccttcaatttcttgttttccttccacttttgcatgcttcctttccatcctctaagacattcctgccctgtaatctttgaaaacacttaacacccATATCAAGGCacctaatggtaataagagaggattaaacatagctaaattaagaccaaagaaacatgttttcaattatagcacaaaatcaggaaggaaaatgtaaaacatgcgaattcaatgaataagtgtgagattagtggataaaatccactcaattaagtacaagatgtaccatgaaatagtggtgcatcaataACCAATTGGCCAATGAGAAGCTTGCTTGTTCATGTTGAAAAGTGGAAAATAATCAAACATACACGGCCCTTGTTCAAAAAGcaacaatttgaaaaggttcattTTAGATTGctcaaaaatttgaagaaaaCAAGTGGCTATGTATGTGACTATCTCATTTTATAAAATGTCATGAATTTGCATCAGCCTCAATTCACTAAACAAAATTCAGGTTATGCACTTAGAATGTACCAAACAGGATGGTCACAGCTGTAAAGTCACTTCAGTTTGGTCTTTTAAGCAAAATCAGCAACCAAGTGCATAACTAACAAATTGTCAACTAAACTATGATATGCACAGCAAAAGTTAACACCGAACCAAATAATCACAGCTGTAGATTCGATTCAATTTGGTGTTCCAATCAAATTCATTTAAGTGCATATAGGCATTCAAGCTCAAACACCAGCAGAAATTGGACTAAACTACACACTATGAATCAAAATGcctaatgaaaacaaaatttaaagccTATGCTGATCAGACACAAGATTTAAACCAAAAATATTCATTTGGGAAATATATCAAGCATGTTGTATGCAGGAATTAAAAGTAGCATTCAAAGTTCATACACAGCAGCATTAAGTCCAGATAAATCAGAAATAATCTGCCAACATTCAAGCATTTAACCCAAAAAACACAAGTCATCTAACCTAATGCCACCTAGTTACtaaaatagaaattgaaagTAGTAAAAATAAAGGAACTGAAATAGAAATAAGGGGAAACAGGTTACAAGGAAGGACATGGAACCTGCGTTGAcgggaaaaagaagaaaaaatggggAGGCGAGGGTAGTGGCTGGACGAATTTTCCATCTCCAAGGAAAACCATTCTGATCTCCTATTAGAAAAATCTCCAATTCTCCTTTGGGGGCTTCAACTCTTACATAAAGTTCTTGTTTCGGCAATTCAAAAGTCGGAGACGGTTTTTTACTAATGAATCGATATTCAAAATCATTCCATTCTGGTTCCCTTTCCCTATCAAAGTAACGGATTTCTAAATTCTCATATGGTCCGCCGGGAATTCCTTCCAAAGCCTGTTGAATAATTTTTATGGATTCCACCATTTCACCAATTCGAACTAAATAACGAGCTAATGAATCTCCTTCTTTTTGCCATTGAACGTCCCAATCAAATTCCCCATAACACTCATAATTTTCAACTTTACGCAGATCCCATTGTATTTCGGAAGCCCGAAGCATCGGtcctgataaaccccaattaaTTACTTCCTTTCCACTAACAATGCCTATTCCCTCAACCTGTTCTAAAAAAATGGGATTTCGCGTAATAAGTTTTTGATATTCAACAACCCCTGTTAAAAAATAATCGCAGAAATCTAAACATTTATCTATCCAACCATGAGGTAGATCGGCCGCGACTCCCCCGATACGGAAAAAATTATGCATCATTCTCATACCTGTCGCAGCTTCGAATAGATCATATATTAATTCTCTTTCTCTAAAAATATAGAAGCAAGGGTGGTTGCAGTAGCACAGAAGTTCGCCGCTTCTGGTTCTGTTCGTTGGAATTGGAAGGCGTGGCCTAGGGTTGCCGTCGCAGACACATGGTGCAGCACGGTACAAAGAAGATAAAAAGGGAAATATAGAAGAgcgaggagaagaagaaaggaagagagGGCGACGGTGGTCATCGACGGTAGCGAGGGGTCGGACGAAGGTGTCTAGGTGGTCTGAACTGGAGAGTGCGTAAGGTTGGGTGATGGTGCTACTGTGCTttaggaagaagaaagaagaaaagaaaaggtcgGGATGGGGCTTGTGAAGTGCGACAGTTTCCCTTTTCGAATTAACGTTCGAAAAGtgacctgtgcggacgcacaaggTCATGTGCGGACACatgaaaaggagaagaaagcgTGTGCGCACACACAGCAGCGTGCAGGCGCTGCGAACAGAAAGGCCATCGTAACCTGTGCGGATGCACAAGACATTGTGCGCGcacagaaaacaaaaatggGGGTTGTTCCCATGCACAAGGGTTGTGTGCACTGCGACCAGAAGGGGTGTCAAAGGGTGTGTGTGCGCACCAAGCTATGCACACGCACAGAtgggtttcttttttttttttgaaagaaaagtgaggagtgtgcgtgcgcatgcAAGGTGTGTGGACGCAGAAGGAGGAAAGAAAGGGGTGTAACACGCACAAGCCGTGCGCGTGCCGTGAACAGAGGGAGTGTTTTGGGGTGTGCGTGTGCACGCTtatgtgcggacgcacagggaCGGAAAAATAGGGGAACTGTGCGCGCGCACAAggctgtgtgtacgcacaggacTCTGTTCCTGCAACAAAAATTCCGCCTCTATAGCATCAAGCATGATATCCAAAACAGGTTTTCAAGTcccaaaacatcataaaactcccaaaaacaCATTATTTCACTACAATTACccaacaataatcaaaataaaactaaccaaccaagaaaaataatcaattattccagcattaaaaactaaaagagagaaAGTTAAAAGgatattaccatggtggggtgtctcccacctagcactttggtttaaaGTCCTCAAGTTGGACTTGGTGAGGAGATCCTAGTTAGGGTGGCTTGTGTTTCCACTCCTCCTTGAATCTTCAACCAAGTTTGCTATTGATttaacctccggggtcccaaatgaATAGCCTCGAACTATTTAAAGACTCCAAGATAGCAACTACGATCCATGAGTGTTGACTCCTCAAACCAATTCCCGGATCCCATACTCTAGTCTCTTGTTCATATTCTCGTTGATCTTCATTGTTGCACATAGATGAACATTATCTTGAATCACCATGGACAAACTTGTACACTCCCCCGAATCCACTAGATTGACTCTTGCACCAAAATTGAGCTCCAAATGTTAACTTGGCCTTTTTGATGAACTTTCTATTCCCTTGCCAGTTAGCATTCTTCTCTCCACCATCCACTACTCCGAGAAGGGTTTGAAGTTGACAATCCGTCTTTAAGATGGCATATTGATGTGGGCCTAGAAAGCTTGTTGGAGAAATCTTCACCCACTCAATTTGCTCTTGCATAAGTACCTTCACTTCTTGGTAGCCAAAATCTTCCTCAACTTCTTTTGAATCTTCCTCATCATCACTCAAGTCAAAAATTGAGGGTTGTGTGAAATCCACATCAACATctccttcaaattcaaacaaggGAGGCTTATGAATGTTATTAGAGGGATCAACCAAGTTGGACAAAAAATCTTGAAAGATGGAATCCTCTTTATCAACTCCCACCAACTCTTCATTTGTCTCCTCTTGTGCTTCATGTTGTGACTTGTCATCTTCTACTTGATTTTGCAATTTCTCAATCATTCCACACTCTTTACTTGGTTCCATACATTCATCCACTGGAATTTCTTAGTCATGGCATGAATGCAATGAAGCTAACCGGTCAAGAGTTTCCGCTAAGGTAGACATGACTTGTTCTTGCTTCTTCCGGAACTCTTGTTGgtcttaaattagtataaaaaGTACTTCTTGTGTGACTTGATCCATGTGTGAAGATGAATATTGAGGAGATGAAGTTTGACAATCAAACTCATGAGGGTAAAAGTCTTGGTTTTGTATGTAGTGAGGTGATGGCATATAGAATTGGTGCCTATAAGGGTAAGAGTTTGGGTTCCATTGGGGTGCATTGTGGTGATGGTGTGAAAAATTCATGAACAAAATGTAAACAAAAACCTACTaacaaaagcaaacaaacaaccaaaaagtGCTATTTACACTATTAACATATTCACATCAATCAAAAGATATAACACCAATTgcagtccccggcaacggcaccaaattTGATGATAGAGATTTCTATGTCGGTTTAGAATCAATAGAGTCGAGTCGATAGTAGCATAgtccaaatcaacaataaactCTCACAATCAAATGTTAtcacaattcaaaccaaatataaacCGAGAGTCATTTAACctcaggtcgttctccctaggaatgcaATTGGAAGTGTTACTCTTTCAGTTGTTAGGGACAAAAAGGGATGTTTTCAAATCAAGGaacaaaagattaaaagaactaagTAATAAGAGAACGAAGAGATGATCAAAATTGATATTAAATCAAGTAAGAGAAAAGTAAGATCAAAACTAGTAAAAATGCAAGGTATGTAAAAAAGAGCCATGACTTGGAAAAATGAGGATCTAACGAATCCTAtcattgccataaccacaactatgataattatgatgagtcaatctcgcCTAGTTAACCCCaaacatcgaggagtaagtcaagcaatcataattgaccttaatccataagtcctagctaacttatcAAGCTAGTTGATAAAAAGCTagcatcaatggaaacaagagtcaactaactacccaagaattatcactaaatgtcagacattatgactctagtatcttAGGAACTCAAGCGCcaagccaaggtgtgaaaatctactcacAATCTAAGGTTGGCATTTTTacaaacaccttgtgtgcataaaagtaaaacatggaaaattgcaagaaaaattggaaaaatataACCAACTATGCACAAAACCAAATATAAACAAGCAATCAAGCATAAAGGAAGCataaaacattaaattcatcaatcaaaacttcaagaaactcaaaattggaaatatgaacaaagtaacttgaaccaaaAGGAAATGGAAGTAAAAGTGCTTTAATTAAAGAGGAAACTGAGAGTACTTACAGTTAAAAAagcaaaatccaaaatcaaagcTTACAATAAAATGGTATAATGGAAATGGAAATGAAACTTTAAGAGAGCAAagctacactactcctactcctactcctaattaCTCTCTAAAAAAACTATCTAAGTGAGCTCTCTTCATAATTGTTGAATTCCCCTTCATATAGCATCCAAATTCAAccttcaaacctttcaaaatgGACCAAGAGGCCTCAGAAATTGCGAAGCACGTAATTCATTAATGAAATCACGTGTAGGgtcctgtgcatacgcacacttggCTAAAAGTtgacctgtgcatacgcacaggtggtcgtgcgcacgcacacatggaAATTCCTTCTTGTGCGCATGCACGCTTGCTCGTGCACACGCACACTTTGCTGTgtgtgctttttcttgttttcttcatgttttctcccttgtacatgttttcttccacttttggctATCCATTCTTCCCCAActgacctgaaatcactcaacaaatatgtcacggcatcaaatggaataaaagtgaaattaaattgctcatttaagcataaaaaacacatgttttcacatttaggatcaaattagggacaaaacacaaaattatgctattttggtgcttaaatGTAGGTTTATGTGCTAGAATCTATCCAAATTGAgtcaaaatatatcatcaaatGTGGACTCATCAATAACATATATCATAGATCATACATACAGATAAATGTAATGTCATATATATATCATAAGTTTGCGTACAACCCTTCACATCTTGTTATTATACACATAATTAACACTCCAGGCCTTGGTCCATATAGAAAGCCCTAAGCTGGCACCCGAAACTAGCCTAATCAACTATAtacatcctatcctctcagtgagtCTAATAAAAAGCGAGAGactaaaacacaaaagttaGGCTAACACAAAAAAACTCCCATAAGTCACATCCTCAGCTCCTAAGCATCAACTATTCTCGTTAgaagaaatcacaatcacaTCTGAACACTCCTCAGGATCCTCGTCCTCATCATCAGAAATATCAACAATCTCAGGAGGGGCCCTGGCACTCGTACTACTGGTCTTGCCAAAACTCGTCGGTCCACTAATGGAGGTGGTGTGTGTCTCTACAGGTGATGGCTCAGGCGAAGATACTAAGATATGCTCTACAAGAATATCCTCCTCAAGTATAGGCTCTGGTATATGCTCTTCCATAGGCTCAAGCTCAGGGTCCACCTGATCCTCAGGCTAATTGAGGTACTGATGAGGTACAGGTCCATCATGGAACGGATAAAACGGAGCATCCAAGGGGAGCCAATGCAACGGAAACTCATAAGGCATATCGGGGTTAAAGTGCGGAGTGTTAATCAGATGACGGAAGGGGTGGTCGGCAGAACGTACATACGGGTCCGAATCTCTGCAGCTACTATGTAAAACCTATGCTGTACAAGATCCTCATATATGTAGGGAGGGTCCATCTCATAAAACAGGACTCTGGTCTCCATCTAAAGGAGAGGAAggaaaggggtaagaactgggagTTTTTAGTAGGGTTGGGGATAGTTAGTTAAGTCGGAATTATCACAGTTCAATTTAATTCACAGCCAATTATACAAGAATCACAGAGAAGCAACCAGTCACAATAATTCAGTATACAATTAAAGAATGcacaaaaagaagaagacaatcACAATCAATTTCACATCATCAAGAAAAATGCAAATGTGCAGcaaggatgatgcatgtctattctatcgcaggccatgagctcatgtgtcagttgcctacccgctcccgacattaCCCGGACACAAGTCTCAAATATGGCTTTCCAGATGCATACATTGTGCATATAAGTCTTATGGCCAGACCGCATACAGTGTGACTTTTAAATGTATTGTAATATGCTTACATCTGGAAAATAATTCTCAGTGTGTGGGCGTTCCCACTATACATTTGGCACTAACGCCCAAACAAGATCGCATCTGCTCTCTTGTGGTAGACAGTCTTTCAAAGcattttctttatctttgtcctctgctctcctgtggtagAGATCCCTTCAGTTAatacattcttttcttttctgtgcTATGCTCTCCTATGAAAGAGGTTCGTcagattcttttaatttttgttctctgctctcctgtgacaaagatttctttaatatttttctttccttttcttttctgtcttcttcttttctttcttatcattCCATACTATAAATTATCTTCGCACTATTCTCTCATTTTTTCGCTAAATATCTTATGGAAAAGAATTATAaagttttttaattaagtctgtATTCTCTAAAGATTTTAAGATTACTCTACTTGTTTGCTTTATCATTAATAATACACATTATGATATTCTTACAAGATAATGTCTTTgatgaataataattttaataataatttattttaatataaatgaataatttaaagaaatatttaaaataatatttattatcttcttttaaaattttgtttataaaaccttatatttaaacttttattaattactttctaaATCACGaactttttaatattctatttttaacc from Arachis duranensis cultivar V14167 chromosome 4, aradu.V14167.gnm2.J7QH, whole genome shotgun sequence encodes:
- the LOC107484724 gene encoding NAD(P)H-quinone oxidoreductase subunit H, chloroplastic-like; this encodes MTLCVRTGHFSNVNSKRETVALHKPHPDLFFSSFFFLKHSSTITQPYALSSSDHLDTFVRPLATVDDHRRPLFLSSSPRSSIFPFLSSLYRAAPCVCDGNPRPRLPIPTNRTRSGELLCYCNHPCFYIFRERELIYDLFEAATGMRMMHNFFRIGGVAADLPHGWIDKCLDFCDYFLTGVVEYQKLITRNPIFLEQVEGIGIVSGKEVINWGLSGPMLRASEIQWDLRKVENYECYGEFDWDVQWQKEGDSLARYLVRIGEMVESIKIIQQALEGIPGGPYENLEIRYFDREREPEWNDFEYRFISKKPSPTFELPKQELYVRVEAPKGELEIFLIGDQNGFPWRWKIRPATTLASPFFLLFPVNAGSMSFLIISDLSGLNAAVYEL